From the Rhinopithecus roxellana isolate Shanxi Qingling chromosome 5, ASM756505v1, whole genome shotgun sequence genome, the window TCAAATGGCAGAGAGGCCTACTGGGCTCAGATCAGGAGCTCGGTTTGGCCCATCCTGGAGCCTCAGCTGTCTGGACCTCCAAATACTGCTAACAACAAGACAGGATAATAGTGGTGTCTCCGTGGAACATGAGCTGCCAGggctgtgaggtgtgaggtgccGTCACCCCAagcctgggcacagaggctgGTATAGTGGCGCCTCTGCTGAGGGAAAGACGTGTCCCAAGGGAGAAGATGCATCCCAAGTGGCCCGAGATTCTGCTGGATGGGCTTGGCAAAAGCTCACATGAGGGAAGAAGTTTCTCTTCACCATGGCTGAGAGTCATTCTTGTGTGGGTGGGAGTGGTGACACCAGTAACCAGTAGCTATCCTGGCTGGTTTCCTTTGACATTCTTGGCTCTATTGAGTTCTCTGGGTGCATTGGGTGCAGTTTTGCCTAACACTGCTCCAGCTCTCTGATACAAGTCACTGATAAAAGCCATTGTCTCAGAAAGGCTGCTGTCTGGAGTCAGCGAGCCATCACTAGAGCGTGGAGCAAGTTCTTTGGTACCTCTCAAGAAGGAGATGTGACCCACTGTAGGGCAACTAAATGCTTTCAAGAATGGCTGCATGATGGGGTGAGACGTGAACTTCTAAAATCTGCAGTGGTCAATTCAGAAGACCTGTGCTTGGCTTCGCAGGAGGAGATGTGGCCCAGAGCAGAAGTCAAGCATGTAGGGATGCTCTGCTTGTTCACATTTTTCATTATTCAGGAAGCCAcagtttcaaaaaatgtttttaatggatCTAAGCTATGGAAaatctcccctcccccatcacaATTTTTGGTTGATCAGGGCTTGCTAGTTTAGCATCCAGTGCAAGCAGCATTTAAATAGCAGCAGTGGCTACAGCTACAGGATGGACACCTGGTATTTAGACCTGGCTTGTAACTATGTTGGGGGCAGTGCTCAAAACTCACAGCatctgctgggcgtggtggctcactcctgtcatctcagcactttgggaggtcgaggtgggtggatcacttgaggtcaggagttcgagaccagcatggccaacgtggtgaaaccctgtctctactaaaaatacaaagaattagctgggcatggtggttcatgcgtgtagtcccaggtacatgggaggctgaggcaggagaattgcttgaacccaggaggcagaggttgcagtgagccgtgatggcgccactgcactccagtccgggtgacagagtgaaacgccatctcaaaaaaaaaaaaaaaaaaaaaaacctcacagcaTCAAATGCTCCACCTGAAGCTGGCAAGATCTTGGCATGTTCTTCAAAACTCAACGTAATGGTTTTGACTCTTTACCCATTACCCTGTTCGGTCAACATTTAGTACCATCACCATGCTAAgagcagggagagagacaggagtATAAAGTGTTTCTTGACATTGAAGGCCCCACATCTTGTGTAGGAGCAGGAGATGGATGAGAAAGTGCCAGGACCTCTGCCGAAATCACTACAGGGCATAGTGGGCATGGGACTCTGTTTCCTTTACATCTTCGCTCCTCCCCTTGACTAGACTGGAGCCTCTCTACCAGAAGGCCATGGGTATCATCTAGAAAATAGATACTTTTTTGTCTGAGGGGCCAGTGGtgcaatggattaaaaaaaatatagatttttacaTGTGCATTTTTTGGGGGTCAGGCACTGCAGCtttcttcagattctttttttttttttttgagacggagtcttgctgtgtcgcccaggctggagtgcagtggcgcgatctcggctcactgcaagttccgcctcccgggttcacaccattctcctggctcagcctcctgagtagctgggactacaggcgcccaccaccgcgcccggcttatttttttttgtatttttagtagagatagggtttcactgtggtcttgatctcctgaccttgtgatccgcccgcctcggcctcacaaagtgctgggattacaggcttgagccaccgcgcccggacttttttttttttttttggagacggagtctgactctgtcgcccaggctggagtgcagtggccggatctcagctcactgcaagctccgcctcccaggttcacgccattctcctgcctcagcctcccgtgtagctgggactacaggcgcccgccaccgtacctggctaattttttgtatttttagtagagatggggtttcaccgtgttagccaggatggtattgatctcctgaccccgtgatccacccgtctcggcctcccaaagtgctgggtcttCAGATTCTTAGAGGAGGCTTTGGTTTGAAAAGGCATACTGATTAGCATGGTGTGGTggttacccctgtaatcccagctactcaggagactgaggcaggagaatctcttgaacccaggaggtggaggttgcagtggctgagatcgtgccactgcagtttagcctgggtgacagagtaagattccgtctcaaaaaagaaaaaagggcatgCTGGGCTGGATTTGTACCCTTGTCGAACAGGGCTTTCTTTTTGCCTCTGTTCACCAGCAGACTCAGTCTGTGTGCAGAGGCATTGGGCAGACTCTGCATGATGCCTCTGGGATGTacccagagaaagaaaagggctttGGGAAATTCAGTGCTGTGAAATAGTGTTAATTTACCTTGGGTGTCCAAAGAGGCCCAGGAAAGGCTGAATTCCTCTAAACTCTAGAAGGATTCCAGTGGCCTGCCTGAAGGAAGAGCTGTTGTCATCCCTGTCCGTCTTGGGCAGCCTGGCCCTGATCACTGGTCTCTGTCCCCAGGTCCGGACACTGTTTGTCAGCGGCCTCCCTGTGGACATTAAACCCAGAGAACTCTACTTGCTCTTCCGGCCGTTCAAGGTGAGTCAGGACCTGGCCACCCCCGGGTGGAGGCTGGGACCCTGGAGAAGCAGCCGGGTCGGGCCGGGCAGCAGGGTGATGCGGGAAGGTGTGGCAGAAGCTGTGGGGGCAGGTCCAGCCCTCTGTCCTGGTTGTGCGAATTCACATGCTGccttctgagcctgtttcctcgcCAGTTAAATGGAGACagtaagaatctttttttttccccttgagacagagtcttgctgtgttgcccaggctagggtgcagtggcgtgatcttggctcactgcaacctccgcctcctgggttcaagcaattctcctgcctcagcctcctgagtagctgggattacaggcacgcaccattatgcctggctaatatttgtgtttttagtagagatggggtttcaccatgttggtcaggctggtcttgaactcctgacctcgtgatccacccgcctcagcctaccaaagtgctgggattacaggcgtgagccacggtgcttggcgcttttttttggtttgttttgttttgagacagagtctcgctctgtcgcccaagctggagtgcagtgacgtgatcttggctcactgcaacctccgcctcccgggttcaagcgattctcctgcctctgcctcctgagtacctgggactacaggcaccctccaccatgcctagctagtttttgtatgtttagtagagatgaggtttcaccatgttggccatgatggtctggatctcttgaccttgtgagctgcccgccttgacctcccaaagtgctgggattacaggcgtgagccatggtgctcaGCTAACAGTAAGAATCtttaaataggccgggcgcggtggctcaagcctgtaatcccagcactttgggaggccgagacgggcggatcatgaggtcagaagatcgagaccaccctggctaacacggtgaaacaccgtctctactaaaaaaaatacaaaaaactagccgggcgaggtggcggcgcctgtagtcccagctactacggaggctgaggcaggagaatggcgtgaacccgggaggcggagcttgcagtgagctgagatctggccactgcactccagcctgggtgacagagcgagactccgtctcaaaaaaaaaaaaaaaaagaatctttaaatATATGTGGTTATATAAAGaatctttggccgggcgcggtggctcaagcctgtaatcccagcactttgggaggccgagatgggtggatcacgaggtcaggagatcaagaccatcctggctaacacggtgaaaccccatctctactaaaaatacaaaaaattagccaggcgaggtggcaggcgcctgtggtcccagctactcgggaggctgaggcaggagaatggcatgaacccgggaggcggagcttgcagtgagctgagatctggccactgcactccagcctgggcgacagagcaagactccgtctcaaaaaaaaaaaaaaaaaaaaaaagaatctttgagATTCAATGTAGCCTTTTcagtttgcagatgagaaaacttaaAAGGTAAGGTCTGTGCTCTCGGGTTACTAGTTAGTGGAGCAAATGGAAATTTCTGCCTGAAGTGATGAGTGCTGCCGCCTTATGCCCACCCCACGTGCCAGACCGTGTGATTCAGAACGCAAGGCGGTGAGCGCTTGGCAGTGGTGGAGGTCAGGGTGGGTTGATGTTGACAGGGAGAAGGCTGTGAGAATGATTCAGGGGAGCCCTGGGGAAAGCGGGGGCTGATGAGGTGGCAGCGCTGGGTTAGCACAACACATGCTTCTGACCTTCCGCGGTAACAGCCGCCTCTCTCCGCAGGGGTATGAAGGGTCCCTGATCAAGCTCACCGCGAGACAGGTAATTTCTCTCCTAGGGTTTTCTTCCTCCCAGCCCAGACTGATTGCTGAGCTTCGAACAGGGGCCTGTTAACCTTTCCCTAATCTAGAGGCATCTGGCGGTAGAGACTTGCTCCCTGTTGTCCCGTTTCTCACAGAGCAGCCTCTGTAGGTCCCACTGTCCCTTTACTGGCTGTCTGAGCCCAGCCAGCTCCTGGTCCTCCCTGTCTGTTTCTTGGGAATCTGGGAGCCTGGCTGGCTGAGGATAGTAGAGCAGTTAGCTGagctctggtttttttttttgttttgagatggagttttgctcttgttgcccaggctggagtgcaatggcgtgattgaGCTCTTGCTTTTGATACAAGGAGGCCAGGGCCTGCTTGCCGTCGGGGGTTGTTTGGGGTCTAGACTGATTCTTGGGAAAATGAAGTTGGAGCAGTTTTCAACCTATTGCTCCTCGATAGAACCGGAGTCTTCCCATGCCCTTGATACATTGGTGTCTCCTTTCTTGCTGGGGAAAACACTGGGACTGACTTTTAGTTATCTGCATGCATTAAAAACAATACTTTTACTAAAAGGGCAATGTTTAATTCGGTGGAATTAAGCTCCGTTGACATCATTTCCCACAGGGTATTCCTGGGGAAGGAGACTTGACTTTTGGTGCACATTAAGCTGCTGTTCCGGTGAACTATAGGGAGGACATGGGCTGGAGTTCTGGggggctttttttccttttgtattctCATCAGCAGGGCAAATACTGTTTCCACATAGGTGatactcttttttgttgttattttggagGGAGAGGTGGAATGCTGGGAGAGATATAAGggtgttctctctttttcctaCTAGCCTGTTGGTTTTGTGATCTTTGACAGCCGGGCAGGAGCAGAAGCAGCCAAGAATGCACTGAACGTGAGTAGGTGGAGAATGGGTCTTCTCTGACCCACAGCCCTCTTAGGCAGTGGGTGTGCAGATGTATCTTATTTCCCAGCCATTCCTGGGCAGAGTCCTTGGCGAAACTGTCTGTGCCAAAGGCCTGAGCTGcctttcctctgcctcagccactgTGTGGGCAAGTCTTCCAGGCGAGCTTGTTTACGGGGCTCTTCTCTACTCTCTGCCATTAACACTCTGGGTCCTCCAGAGTaagcctttctcttcttttctctaccCATGTAGGGTATTCGTTTTGATCccgagaatccacagaccctgaGGCTAGAGTTTGCCAAAGCCAACACCAAGATGGCCAAGAGCAAGCTAATGGCAACCCCAAATCCCAGCAACGTGCACCCCGCCCTAGGAGCACACTTCGTCGCACGGGACCCCTGTGAGTGGCACTCTGAGCTGACAGGCCCTCATGGAGTTGCATTCGGGGCAGACTTACAGACTCTTGCAGAGGGGAGCCCCTTTCCCAGGAGGCTTTTTGTGTCCATGGCCACCCATTTTTGAAACACCTGgttttcctccctcccctgcagCCTTCTTAGAGCTTCTGAGCTGCCAGGGCTTCCAGCTTCCCTGAAACcttctttgatttttcatttgaGACGGGCTGAGGCCTACCTGAAAGCAGGCAGGATGcacaccatgccaggccaatttaATGTGACTTCCTTGCCTGGTCTCGGGGTCCTTGGTGGTTGGGGGTGGTCTGGCCTCAGTGTGGGGCATATGGCTCAACCATAGTGCTAGGTCGCCTTCTCTCTTTGGAAGGGGAGGCGAGTGTTCTAATGGTGGAGGCCGTTGTCTCCTGTTGTAGATGACCTGATGGGGGCTGCTCTGATCCCTGCATCTCCAGAGGCCTGGGCCCCCTACCCTTTGTACACCACAGAGCTGGCCCCAGCCATCTCCCATGCTGCGTTCACCTATCCAGCTGCCACTGCCGCTGCCGCCGCCCTCCATGCTCAGGTAAGCCCCTTCAGGTTGGGGAGGGCGAAGAACGAGGGCTCTTAGCTGGCCAGACTTTGCATGTGCGCCTGGCCACTTGGCTGCTGCTGTCCCAGAGCTGCAGCAGAACTCTTGTCTTCCTTGATGGTTTGAAAGCCCAGACACCAGGGACCTATTTGTCCCTGCCCTTGGGTTTAGGATCTGACGGGGAGGGAGAAGATAACCCACGAGTTCCCGTGGAGGATGCCAGGCAGCCCAGCTGCGGTTCCCCAGCCCCGAGCACTCCTGCCCAGCCACCGACTGTGTTCTCCCATGGTGATGGGACTATGACTCCAGTCCTAACCTGGGTATGATCTCTGGAGCCAGACCATCTGCCTCTGCCCCTTCCTATCTCTTTCATCAAGCTCTTACAGATTGctgtgcctcaattttttttttgttttctttttttttagtcatGTGAAAAATGGGAATGCTCGGATAATCTGCCTTCGGGTTGTTATGAAAGTTAGATGTCAAGACAAAGTGACTAGTGAGTGCTAGGATGTAACCTGGAGCACCCTGAGAGCTCACTGAGTGTTAGCTCTCGTTTCCATGAAGGCTGGACACTGTTCACTGTGAACCTGTGCTGGGCAGGAAACAGGGAGTGAATGCTTCTGGGGAGAGTCGGGGCTATTAGAACAGGGCCAGGAAAGCTCTGTGTGGGGTGCTGGGCTGGGTGCCCAATGGGCAGGCAGGGGGTCAGTCTCTCCCCTGGCCATGCAGGCACTTCCTCTCGTCTGATTCGGTCACAAGTGCAGGTCACTGGAGCACACTGCAGGGGAGGTCTCTTCCCACTGTGTGTGTCGGGGAGCAGGGGGGTGCCTCACAGTGGCAATGACAGGATGTGGCCAGGCAGCCACAGGAAGGGGCTGGGGGGCACTTTTGAGCCCACTTCAACCTCTGACCAGCCAGGTGATGAGCGCTGATCCCCAGGAAGAGCTGCTTGGCCAGGGTGTGCTGTGCTGCTGCGAAGGAGAGAATCCAGGTTGCTGGGACCTGGCTGGGGAGCaggaggggatggggaaggaaagTAGGAGAAGCCAGAAAGGAGGGTTCACAGGAGCCAGAGCTGAGGCGGGAAGAGTTGGGTGCTCTGCCCGAGAGCTGTGTGCACATCCATTTTCAGGCTCTTCCAGGGGCTTAGTGACACCTGGGTTTGTCCAGTTCCAAAGCAGAAAGGGGCCACTACCCTAGCCAACTGTTTTCCCCAGCAGGGGAGTGCTCCCTGGCTCCACAACATTCAGTTGTACTGAGGGCAGAATTGTGGTTAACCTTGGCACTCTTCCCCAGCTGAGCACCACAAATAGCTCAAAAGTTGATCAGAGAATAAGGAAGGTGGTAAAGACCTTCCCCTGGAGGGAATTGTTGGGTATTTACTGCAAACTGGGTTCTGTGGCTGGAAGAGAGCGGCCAGCAGGGAAGCCCATCCTGTCTACCCTGACCTGGGCAGTGACTTGATGCTTCAGGTCAAGAGGATGTTTAACTGTAAGGCCCTGGGAGTCACTGAAAGGAATCACAGGCTCCCACCTCACTGGGCTCCTCACCTCTGATCCCAGCTTTGACACCAGTTAGCTACATGATCCTCACCTCTGggcctctgtgtccccatctgtaaaatgagagggaTAGACTAGATCAGGTGGAGAGGTTCTGCCCCATCCTCTGAGTTGCTAGGCTGTGACAGAGGTTGGGAGCCAGGGACAATGAGTTTGTCAAATGAATCAGAGAGGGCACCTCTTCCCAGCCAGCTGGGGGTGGCAGTGCTCTCTCGCCCTGAGCTCCACGCCATAGGGCTTCCTTCCTCCTGTTGGCTTCCCTCCCAGTTTTCTCCCACCCCGTCCACACTCTGCAGCTGTCCAACTCTGGCCTAAATCCTGGTTCTCAACAGCTGTGGGACTTTGGGCACGTTACCCACTGTCTCTgtttctgtaaaatggtgatgataatgcCTACTTGATAGGTGTGTTGTTCACATGATGGCGTGGAGTCACATGATG encodes:
- the RBPMS2 gene encoding RNA-binding protein with multiple splicing 2 isoform X2 codes for the protein MSNLKPDGEHGGSTGTGSSAGSGGALEEEVRTLFVSGLPVDIKPRELYLLFRPFKPVGFVIFDSRAGAEAAKNALNGIRFDPENPQTLRLEFAKANTKMAKSKLMATPNPSNVHPALGAHFVARDPYDLMGAALIPASPEAWAPYPLYTTELAPAISHAAFTYPAATAAAAALHAQDLTGREKITHEFPWRMPGSPAAVPQPRALLPSHRLCSPMVMGL
- the RBPMS2 gene encoding RNA-binding protein with multiple splicing 2 isoform X1; its protein translation is MSNLKPDGEHGGSTGTGSSAGSGGALEEEVRTLFVSGLPVDIKPRELYLLFRPFKGYEGSLIKLTARQPVGFVIFDSRAGAEAAKNALNGIRFDPENPQTLRLEFAKANTKMAKSKLMATPNPSNVHPALGAHFVARDPYDLMGAALIPASPEAWAPYPLYTTELAPAISHAAFTYPAATAAAAALHAQDLTGREKITHEFPWRMPGSPAAVPQPRALLPSHRLCSPMVMGL
- the RBPMS2 gene encoding RNA-binding protein with multiple splicing 2 isoform X3, with product MSNLKPDGEHGGSTGTGSSAGSGGALEEEVRTLFVSGLPVDIKPRELYLLFRPFKGYEGSLIKLTARQPVGFVIFDSRAGAEAAKNALNGIRFDPENPQTLRLEFAKANTKMAKSKLMATPNPSNVHPALGAHFVARDPYDLMGAALIPASPEAWAPYPLYTTELAPAISHAAFTYPAATAAAAALHAQVRWYPSSDTTQQGWKYRQFC